A window of the Brassica napus cultivar Da-Ae unplaced genomic scaffold, Da-Ae ScsIHWf_875;HRSCAF=1241, whole genome shotgun sequence genome harbors these coding sequences:
- the LOC106451121 gene encoding zinc finger A20 and AN1 domain-containing stress-associated protein 4-like gives MAEEHRCQTPEGHRLCVNNCGFSGSSATMNLCSNCYGDLCLNQQQQQASTKSTVESSLSAASPPSSLEIESISSSSSTAEKQIPLIQTSTEQKQPPQRPNRCTVCRKRVGLTGFMCRCGTTFCGTHRYPEVHGCSYDFKSAGREEIAKANPLVIAAKLQKI, from the coding sequence atggCGGAAGAACATAGATGTCAAACGCCGGAAGGCCACCGTCTCTGCGTTAACAACTGCGGTTTCTCCGGCAGCTCAGCCACCATGAACCTCTGCTCCAATTGCTACGGCGATCTCTGCCtcaaccaacaacaacaacaagcctCCACCAAATCAACCGTCGAATCCTCTCTCTCCGCCGCATCTCCTCCGTCGTCTTTGGAGATCGAATCcatctcatcttcttcatcaacgGCGGAGAAACAAATCCCGCTGATTCAGACGTCGACGGAGCAGAAGCAGCCGCCGCAACGGCCTAACCGGTGCACCGTGTGCAGGAAACGGGTCGGGTTGACCGGATTCATGTGCCGGTGCGGGACGACTTTCTGTGGGACCCACAGGTATCCGGAGGTTCACGGATGCTCGTACGATTTCAAATCGGCGGGGCGCGAAGAGATCGCAAAGGCTAATCCTTTGGTCATAGCCGCGAAGCTCCAGAAGATATGA
- the LOC125606407 gene encoding CASP-like protein 4A3 produces MRSPPSMSPSSISTVKSPPPADTSMAIVAFDNSTAHYSSSSPSPPHALSESDEEERRSSRRSKTPVKEEPFASLAHQTPSPIVVVHNPSVKEFVPPAVATTRKSARVGSGRRTGGGGQRSGAVLAILKRSKREEVLKYSALGFRLSEVVLALISFSVMAADKTKGWSGDSFDRYREYRFCLSVNVVAFVYSAFQACDLAYHLVREKHFINHHLRPLFEFILDQVLAYMLISASTAAVTRVDDWVSNWGKDDFTEMASASIAMSFLAFLAFACSSLISGYNLFNQDSL; encoded by the exons ATGAGATCTCCGCCGTCGATGTCACCGTCTTCCATCTCAACGGTGAAATCTCCACCTCCGGCAGATACTTCAATGGCCATAGTGGCTTTCGATAACTCCACCGCTCActactcttcttcctctccttcgCCTCCACACGCTCTCAGCGAatcagatgaagaagagagacgtAGCAGCAGGAGAAGCAAAACTCCGGTAAAGGAAGAACCTTTCGCTTCTCTGGCTCATCAAACTCCGTCTCCGATCGTGGTCGTTCACAACCCTTCTGTGAAAGAGTTCGTTCCTCCTGCGGTAGCGACGACGAGGAAGAGTGCTCGCGTCGGCTCCGGGAGAAGAACCGGTGGTGGTGGGCAGCGATCTGGAGCTGTGTTGGCGATTCTGAAGAGGTCGAAGAGGGAAGAGGTTTTGAAGTATTcagctttagggtttaggctAAGTGAGGTCGTGTTGGCTTTGATCTCGTTCTCGGTTATGGCTGCTGATAAGACTAAAGGGTGGAGTGGCGATTCTTTTGATCGTTACAGGGAGTACAG GTTTTGTCTGTCTGTGAACGTGGTGGCTTTTGTATATTCTGCTTTTCAAGCATGTGACTTGGCATACCATCTTGTCAGAGAGAAGCACTTTATCAACCACCACCTTCGACCTCTCTTTGAGTTCATCTTAGATCAG GTGCTTGCGTATATGCTTATATCAGCATCAACAGCTGCAGTGACTCGTGTTGATGATTGGGTTTCAAACTGGGGGAAAGACGATTTCACCGAGATGGCGAGTGCCTCTATTGCTATGTCCTTCTTGGCTTTCCTTGCCTTTGCTTGCAGTTCACTCATCTCAGGGTATAACCTCTTCAACCAAGACTCTCTCTGA
- the LOC125575577 gene encoding serine/threonine-protein kinase KIPK2-like, translating into MGSFAGACEIVEEKDVVRITKHSSRYCNKPALGSSKDMERPVGSMEYDIDQLFQSISIKPSPGRVIGSSSFHHLETSASAGTSRSTSPSKKSAMKKPFPMGGTTPRSPRVGRSDSVSLKQSLRDLCISKASEMAAQKRLSKSAAASPRVSEADRIKSLYRQVLSESAGRSGLPVDKGKRLVEVSLTPVDDIPSSSQSVPDVLETKPSKFLSGSMGETVLLYKSNNSGSSLSFGSGDFEIEIDEYPTSPPPQVVIEDGVVEIDKHVTSLPSCSSSKDDAEEELDKSIISSSRVISEAKALPSGLEGKLVNKVKRNIPRPKPRPKRKILVKKKLRVAVASSATKLVEEVDTSLEPSASQTLCQKCHCSLKSISENVSVEANQESVASSHLTPIVKSNKETRREADIVMQQDAIQNKQQRENPTSSEKIIFSLSSKNSSIGNYSSSTSMSEESNLSRFSCGNKPHMSMDVRWEAIKHVKLQCGGSLGLRHFNLLKKLGCGDIGTVYLAELVGTSCLFAIKVMDNEFLARRKKTPRAQAERAILKMLDHPFLPTLYAQFISDNLSCLVMEYCPGGDLHVLRQKQLNRCFSEPAARFYVAEVLLALEYLHMLGVIYRDLKPENILVREDGHIMLTDFDLSLRCEVNPTLLKTTSLAGKDPARVSGHYNTSNCIQPLCIEPSCRVPCFSPRLSSKPRKQRRPDPLTQQFRSLPQLVAEPTEARSNSFVGTHEYLAPEIIKGEGHGAAVDWWTFGVLLYELLYGKTPFKGYDNEETLSNVVFQNLKFPDSPLVSFQAKDLIRRLVMKDPESRLGWEKGAAEIKRHPFFEGLNWALIRCAIPPELPDVYENGATEATSPKGNSNGYLECKAMGDHLEFELF; encoded by the exons ATGGGATCGTTTGCTGGTGCTTGTGAAATTGTTGAGGAGAAGGACGTGGTGAGGATAACTAAACATTCTAGCAGATACTGTAATAAGCCAGCATTGGGATCAAGCAAAGATATGGAGCGTCCTGTAGGTTCTATGGAGTATGACATTGATCAGCTTTTCCAGTCTATATCCATAAAACCATCACCCGGAAGAGTCATAGGCTCTTCTTCTTTCCATCATCTTGAGACTAGCGCAAGCGCTGGTACTAGCAGGAGCACAAGCCCTTCCAAGAAAAGCGCTATGAAGAAGCCATTTCCCATGGGAGGAACAACCCCTAGATCACCAAGAGTTGGTCGTTCTGATTCGGTGTCACTGAAGCAGTCCCTGAGAGATCTTTGCATCTCAAAGGCCTCAGAAATGGCTGCTCAGAAACGGTTGTCAAAGTCTGCAGCTGCGTCTCCGAGGGTTTCTGAAGCAGACAGGATAAAGAGTCTTTACAGacaagtcttgagtgaatctgCAGGCAGGTCTGGCCTTCCTGTGGACAAGGGTAAGAGGTTGGTTGAAGTATCTTTGACTCCTGTAGACGACATACCCAGCTCATCACAGAGTGTGCCTGATGTCCTTGAGACAAAGCCTTCTAAGTTCTTGTCTGGATCAATGGGAGAGACTGTGTTGCTGTATAAATCCAACAACTCTGGATCTTCTCTCAGTTTTGGTAGTGGAGATTTTGAGATAGAGATAGATGAGTATCCCACATCTCCTCCTCCTCAGGTGGTCATTGAAGATGGTGTGGTAGAGATAGACAAACATGTTACCTCTCTGCCTTCATGTTCTAGCAGCAAAGATGATGCTGAAGAGGAGCTAGACAAGAGCATCATCTCATCATCTAGAGTGATAAGTGAGGCAAAAGCTCTGCCCTCAGGGCTAGAAGGAAAGCTGGTAAACAAGGTAAAAAGAAACATCCCACGTCCCAAACCACGACCAAAGAGGAAGATTTTGGTTAAGAAGAAGTTAAGAGTAGCTGTAGCTTCTTCTGCTACAAAACTGGTAGAGGAAGTTGATACTTCCTTAGAGCCTAGTGCAAGCCAAACTCTGTGCCAGAAATGCCACTGCTCGTTAAAGAGCATCTCAGAAAATGTCAGTGTTGAAGCTAATCAAGAATCAGTTGCAAGCTCGCATCTCACTCCCATTGTGAAGTCCAATAAGGAGACCAGAAGAGAAGCTGACATTGTCATGCAACAAGACGCCATTCAAAATAAACAACAAAGAGAGAATCCAACTTCCAGCGAAAAGATTATATTCTCTCTGAGCTCAAAGAACAGCAGCATAGGAAACTACAGCAGCAGCACAAGCATGAGCGAGGAGAGCAATCTGAGCAGGTTCAGCTGCGGCAACAAACCTCACATGTCTATGGACGTTAGATGGGAAGCGATTAAGCACGTCAAGTTGCAGTGTGGTGGCTCTTTAGGACTCAGACATTTCAACCTTTTGAAGAAGCTTGGTTGTGGAGATATAGGAACGGTTTACCTCGCTGAGCTGGTAGGTACGAGTTGCTTGTTTGCTATAAAGGTCATGGACAACGAGTTCTTGGCTCGGAGGAAAAAGACGCCGAGGGCGCAGGCGGAACGGGCGATACTTAAGATGTTGGACCATCCTTTTCTGCCTACCTTGTATGCGCAGTTCATTTCAGATAACTTGTCATGTCTGGTGATGGAGTATTGTCCCGGTGGTGATCTTCATGTCCTGAGGCAGAAGCAGCTCAATAGATGCTTCTCCGAACCTGCAGCTAG GTTCTATGTAGCAGAAGTCCTCCTTGCGCTCGAGTACTTACACATGCTTGGCGTTATATACCGTGATCTGAAACCAGAGAACATTCTAGTCCGAGAAGATGGTCACATCATGCTTACAGATTTTGACCTCTCACTCAGATGTGAGGTGAACCCAACTCTTCTCAAAACAACTTCTCTTGCCGGGAAAGATCCTGCAAGGGTGTCTGGTCATTACAACACATCCAACTGCATACAACCTCTATGTATCGAACCATCGTGCCGCGTCCCATGTTTCAGCCCTAGGCTCTCATCAAAACCAAGAAAACAGAGAAGGCCTGATCCCTTGACCCAACAGTTCAGATCATTGCCTCAGCTTGTGGCTGAACCAACCGAAGCAAGGTCAAACTCTTTTGTGGGAACGCACGAGTACTTGGCGCCGGAGATCATTAAAGGAGAAGGGCACGGTGCTGCAGTAGACTGGTGGACGTTTGGGGTTCTTCTCTATGAGCTTTTGTACGGGAAGACACCGTTCAAAGGCTATGACAATGAGGAGACGTTGTCCAACGTTGTGTTTCAGAACCTCAAGTTTCCTGATAGCCCTCTTGTGAGCTTCCAGGCAAAGGATTTGATCAGGAGGTTGGTGATGAAGGATCCAGAGAGCCGTCTCGGGTGGGAGAAAGGAGCTGCAGAGATCAAGAGGCATCCTTTCTTTGAAGGATTGAACTGGGCTCTCATCCGCTGCGCCATTCCCCCTGAGCTGCCTGATGTATATGAGAATGGTGCAACGGAAGCAACTTCTCCTAAAGGGAATAGTAATGGTTATCTTGAATGTAAAGCCATGGGAGATCATCTTGAGTTTGAGTTGTTTTAG
- the LOC125606408 gene encoding protein GLUTELIN PRECURSOR ACCUMULATION 3-like isoform X2 gives MHNWVRASSSDFAGTPPQPRSGHTAVNVGKSMVVVFGGLVDKKFLNDIIVYDIENKLWFEPECTGSVSEGKVGPTPRAFHVAITIDCHMFIFGGRSGGKRLGDFWVLDTDIWQWSELTSFGDLPTPRDFSAAAAIGNQKIVLCGGWDGKKWLSDVYVMDTMSLEWMELSVSGSLPPPRCGHTATMVEKRLLVFGGRGGGGPIMGDLWALKGLIDEERETPGWTQLKLPGQAPSARCGHTVTSGGHYLLLFGGHGTGGWLSRYDVYYNDAIILDRVTAQWKRLPISNDEPPPPRAYHTMTSIGARLLLIGGFDGKSTFGDLWWLVPEDDPIAKRSSAPQLRNPPETKESEGELNTEGGQEGSTIVGLQKKMGISVPSILRLQIPEESEDQEFVELGTRLIEGDDVVDNGASMIQMAAEALRQHWKESTPETLQLKELSALLRDYQRLVTRKYTAQNSLTSADFGLPVKKTFTFYHIKRSSELRIDDTPKLLEEYKTLVI, from the exons ATGCATAACTGGGTTAGAGCTTCCTCTTCCGATTTCGCCGGAACTCCTCCACAGCCCAGGAG TGGACATACAGCTGTCAATGTCGGAAAATCCATGGTCGTTGTGTTCGGCGGTCTCGTCGACAAGAAGTTCCTCAACGACATCATTGTTTATGACATTG AAAACAAACTCTGGTTTGAGCCAGAATGTACTGGCAGCGTTTCTGAAGGAAAAGTTGGTCCTACACCTCGCGCGTTTCATGTTGCCATCACTATTGATTGCCATATGTTCATCTTTGGTGGACGTTCTGGTGGCAAGAG GTTGGGTGACTTCTGGGTTCTAGATACTG ATATATGGCAGTGGTCTGAGCTAACCAGCTTTGGCGACTTACCTACGCCTCGTGATTTTTCTGCTGCCGCTGCTATTGGCAACCAGAAAATCGTGTT GTGTGGCGGCTGGGATGGTAAAAAATGGCTGTCAGATGTGTATGTTATGGACACAA TGTCACTTGAATGGATGGAGCTGTCGGTTTCGGGGTCATTGCCACCTCCTAGATGTGGTCATACAGCCACCATGGTTGAGAAACGTTTACTTGTTTTTGGTGGCCGAG GAGGTGGTGGACCTATCATGGGTGATCTGTGGGCTTTGAAGGGTCTAATAGATGAAG AGCGTGAAACACCTGGATGGACACAACTCAAGCTTCCTGGCCAAGCACCATCAGCTCGATGTGGTCACACTGTCACATCCGGAGGACATTAT CTTCTGTTATTTGGGGGACATGGAACTGGTGGATGGCTGAGTCGTTATGATGTCTATTATAACGACGCTATAATTTTGGATAGAG TAACTGCTCAGTGGAAGCGCTTACCAATAAGCAATGAcgagcctcctcctcctcgagCCTACCATACAATGACTAGTATTGGAGCTCGTCTTCTTTTAATTGGTGGTTTTGATGGAAAATCAACATTCGGTGATCTTTGGTGGCTGGTTCCTGAAG aTGATCCGATAGCCAAGAGGTCTTCTGCACCTCAACTTAGAAACCCTCCTGAAACCAAGGAGTCAGAGGGAGAGTTGAATACG GAAGGGGGACAAGAGGGATCCACTATCGTTGGCTTGCAAAAGAAAATGGGAATCTCTGTTCCATCAATTTTACGCCTTCAAATCCCCGAGGAGTCAGAAGATCAAGAGTTCGTTGAGTTAGGAACCAGATTGATTGAGGGAGATGATGTAGTTGATAATGGAGCCTCCATGATTCAG ATGGCAGCTGAAGCACTTCGTCAACATTGGAAAGAGTCCACTCCAGAGACTTTGCAATTAAAGGAGCTTAGTGCCTTGCTTCGAGATTATCAGCGATTGGTTACCCGAAAATACAC AGCACAGAACAGCTTAACATCTGCTGATTTTGGCCTCCCTGTAAAGAAGACCTTTACGTTTTATCATATCAAACGTTCTTCCGAG TTGCGGATTGATGACACCCCCAAGTTGCTGGAAGAATACAAAACCCTTGTAATCTGA
- the LOC125606408 gene encoding protein GLUTELIN PRECURSOR ACCUMULATION 3-like isoform X3 yields MHNWVRASSSDFAGTPPQPRSGHTAVNVGKSMVVVFGGLVDKKFLNDIIVYDIDIWQWSELTSFGDLPTPRDFSAAAAIGNQKIVLCGGWDGKKWLSDVYVMDTMSLEWMELSVSGSLPPPRCGHTATMVEKRLLVFGGRGGGGPIMGDLWALKGLIDEERETPGWTQLKLPGQAPSARCGHTVTSGGHYLLLFGGHGTGGWLSRYDVYYNDAIILDRVTAQWKRLPISNDEPPPPRAYHTMTSIGARLLLIGGFDGKSTFGDLWWLVPEDDPIAKRSSAPQLRNPPETKESEGELNTQEGGQEGSTIVGLQKKMGISVPSILRLQIPEESEDQEFVELGTRLIEGDDVVDNGASMIQMAAEALRQHWKESTPETLQLKELSALLRDYQRLVTRKYTAQNSLTSADFGLPVKKTFTFYHIKRSSELRIDDTPKLLEEYKTLVI; encoded by the exons ATGCATAACTGGGTTAGAGCTTCCTCTTCCGATTTCGCCGGAACTCCTCCACAGCCCAGGAG TGGACATACAGCTGTCAATGTCGGAAAATCCATGGTCGTTGTGTTCGGCGGTCTCGTCGACAAGAAGTTCCTCAACGACATCATTGTTTATGACATTG ATATATGGCAGTGGTCTGAGCTAACCAGCTTTGGCGACTTACCTACGCCTCGTGATTTTTCTGCTGCCGCTGCTATTGGCAACCAGAAAATCGTGTT GTGTGGCGGCTGGGATGGTAAAAAATGGCTGTCAGATGTGTATGTTATGGACACAA TGTCACTTGAATGGATGGAGCTGTCGGTTTCGGGGTCATTGCCACCTCCTAGATGTGGTCATACAGCCACCATGGTTGAGAAACGTTTACTTGTTTTTGGTGGCCGAG GAGGTGGTGGACCTATCATGGGTGATCTGTGGGCTTTGAAGGGTCTAATAGATGAAG AGCGTGAAACACCTGGATGGACACAACTCAAGCTTCCTGGCCAAGCACCATCAGCTCGATGTGGTCACACTGTCACATCCGGAGGACATTAT CTTCTGTTATTTGGGGGACATGGAACTGGTGGATGGCTGAGTCGTTATGATGTCTATTATAACGACGCTATAATTTTGGATAGAG TAACTGCTCAGTGGAAGCGCTTACCAATAAGCAATGAcgagcctcctcctcctcgagCCTACCATACAATGACTAGTATTGGAGCTCGTCTTCTTTTAATTGGTGGTTTTGATGGAAAATCAACATTCGGTGATCTTTGGTGGCTGGTTCCTGAAG aTGATCCGATAGCCAAGAGGTCTTCTGCACCTCAACTTAGAAACCCTCCTGAAACCAAGGAGTCAGAGGGAGAGTTGAATACG CAGGAAGGGGGACAAGAGGGATCCACTATCGTTGGCTTGCAAAAGAAAATGGGAATCTCTGTTCCATCAATTTTACGCCTTCAAATCCCCGAGGAGTCAGAAGATCAAGAGTTCGTTGAGTTAGGAACCAGATTGATTGAGGGAGATGATGTAGTTGATAATGGAGCCTCCATGATTCAG ATGGCAGCTGAAGCACTTCGTCAACATTGGAAAGAGTCCACTCCAGAGACTTTGCAATTAAAGGAGCTTAGTGCCTTGCTTCGAGATTATCAGCGATTGGTTACCCGAAAATACAC AGCACAGAACAGCTTAACATCTGCTGATTTTGGCCTCCCTGTAAAGAAGACCTTTACGTTTTATCATATCAAACGTTCTTCCGAG TTGCGGATTGATGACACCCCCAAGTTGCTGGAAGAATACAAAACCCTTGTAATCTGA
- the LOC125606408 gene encoding protein GLUTELIN PRECURSOR ACCUMULATION 3-like isoform X1: protein MHNWVRASSSDFAGTPPQPRSGHTAVNVGKSMVVVFGGLVDKKFLNDIIVYDIENKLWFEPECTGSVSEGKVGPTPRAFHVAITIDCHMFIFGGRSGGKRLGDFWVLDTDIWQWSELTSFGDLPTPRDFSAAAAIGNQKIVLCGGWDGKKWLSDVYVMDTMSLEWMELSVSGSLPPPRCGHTATMVEKRLLVFGGRGGGGPIMGDLWALKGLIDEERETPGWTQLKLPGQAPSARCGHTVTSGGHYLLLFGGHGTGGWLSRYDVYYNDAIILDRVTAQWKRLPISNDEPPPPRAYHTMTSIGARLLLIGGFDGKSTFGDLWWLVPEDDPIAKRSSAPQLRNPPETKESEGELNTQEGGQEGSTIVGLQKKMGISVPSILRLQIPEESEDQEFVELGTRLIEGDDVVDNGASMIQMAAEALRQHWKESTPETLQLKELSALLRDYQRLVTRKYTAQNSLTSADFGLPVKKTFTFYHIKRSSELRIDDTPKLLEEYKTLVI from the exons ATGCATAACTGGGTTAGAGCTTCCTCTTCCGATTTCGCCGGAACTCCTCCACAGCCCAGGAG TGGACATACAGCTGTCAATGTCGGAAAATCCATGGTCGTTGTGTTCGGCGGTCTCGTCGACAAGAAGTTCCTCAACGACATCATTGTTTATGACATTG AAAACAAACTCTGGTTTGAGCCAGAATGTACTGGCAGCGTTTCTGAAGGAAAAGTTGGTCCTACACCTCGCGCGTTTCATGTTGCCATCACTATTGATTGCCATATGTTCATCTTTGGTGGACGTTCTGGTGGCAAGAG GTTGGGTGACTTCTGGGTTCTAGATACTG ATATATGGCAGTGGTCTGAGCTAACCAGCTTTGGCGACTTACCTACGCCTCGTGATTTTTCTGCTGCCGCTGCTATTGGCAACCAGAAAATCGTGTT GTGTGGCGGCTGGGATGGTAAAAAATGGCTGTCAGATGTGTATGTTATGGACACAA TGTCACTTGAATGGATGGAGCTGTCGGTTTCGGGGTCATTGCCACCTCCTAGATGTGGTCATACAGCCACCATGGTTGAGAAACGTTTACTTGTTTTTGGTGGCCGAG GAGGTGGTGGACCTATCATGGGTGATCTGTGGGCTTTGAAGGGTCTAATAGATGAAG AGCGTGAAACACCTGGATGGACACAACTCAAGCTTCCTGGCCAAGCACCATCAGCTCGATGTGGTCACACTGTCACATCCGGAGGACATTAT CTTCTGTTATTTGGGGGACATGGAACTGGTGGATGGCTGAGTCGTTATGATGTCTATTATAACGACGCTATAATTTTGGATAGAG TAACTGCTCAGTGGAAGCGCTTACCAATAAGCAATGAcgagcctcctcctcctcgagCCTACCATACAATGACTAGTATTGGAGCTCGTCTTCTTTTAATTGGTGGTTTTGATGGAAAATCAACATTCGGTGATCTTTGGTGGCTGGTTCCTGAAG aTGATCCGATAGCCAAGAGGTCTTCTGCACCTCAACTTAGAAACCCTCCTGAAACCAAGGAGTCAGAGGGAGAGTTGAATACG CAGGAAGGGGGACAAGAGGGATCCACTATCGTTGGCTTGCAAAAGAAAATGGGAATCTCTGTTCCATCAATTTTACGCCTTCAAATCCCCGAGGAGTCAGAAGATCAAGAGTTCGTTGAGTTAGGAACCAGATTGATTGAGGGAGATGATGTAGTTGATAATGGAGCCTCCATGATTCAG ATGGCAGCTGAAGCACTTCGTCAACATTGGAAAGAGTCCACTCCAGAGACTTTGCAATTAAAGGAGCTTAGTGCCTTGCTTCGAGATTATCAGCGATTGGTTACCCGAAAATACAC AGCACAGAACAGCTTAACATCTGCTGATTTTGGCCTCCCTGTAAAGAAGACCTTTACGTTTTATCATATCAAACGTTCTTCCGAG TTGCGGATTGATGACACCCCCAAGTTGCTGGAAGAATACAAAACCCTTGTAATCTGA